A stretch of DNA from Fusobacterium mortiferum ATCC 9817:
TCATAACTGAAATAGAAGGAAAGACAGCTCACTCATCTATTATGGCTAGATCATTAGAGTTACCAGCAGTAGTAGGAACTGGAAATATATGCTCATTAGTTAAGAGTGGAGATGATGTTATAGTTGATGCTCTTAAAGGAGATATAATAATAAATCCTACTGAAGAAGAAGTTGCTAAATATCAAGAGAAAAAAGAAGCTTTCTTCGCTGAAAAAGAGTTATTAAAACAATTAAAAGATAAAGAAGCTATATCAAAAGATGGTGTAAAAGTAGGAGCTTGGGCTAATATAGGTTCACCAAAAGATATAGAGGGAGTATTAAGAAATGGAGCAAAAGGAATAGGACTTTATAGAACAGAGTTCTTATTCATGAATAATGATAGATTCCCTACTGAAGATGAGCAATTTGAAGCTTATAAAATAGTTGCTGAAAAAATGGAAGGAAAACCTGTAACTATAAGAACTATGGATATAGGTGGAGATAAATCTCTTCCTTATATGCAATTACCAAAAGAGGAAAATCCATTCCTTGGATGGAGAGCAATCAGAGTTTGCTTAGATAGACCTGAAATATTAAAAACTCAATTTAGAGCACTATTAAGAGCATCAGCTTTTGGATATATAAAAATCATGCTTCCTATGATTATGGATATAACAGAAATTAGAAGAGCAAGAGCAATATTAGAAGAGTGTAAAGCTGAGTTAAGAGAAGAAGGAGCTAAATTTGATGAGAATATAGCTCTTGGAATAATGGTTGAAACTCCAGCAGTTGCTTTTAGAGCTAGAAGTTTTGCTGAAGAAGTAGATTTCTTCTCAATAGGAACAAATGACTTAACTCAATATACACTAGCTGTTGATAGAGGAAATGAAAATATTTCTCATCTATACAATACTTATAACCCTTGCGTATTAGAAGCTATAAGAATGGCTATAAAAGGAGCTCATGAAGCTGGAATTACAATTTCTATGTGTGGAGAGTTTGCTGGAGATGAAAATGCAACAGCTATTCTATTTGGAATGGGATTAGATGCTTTCTCAATGTCAGCTATCTCTGTACCTAGAATTAAGAAAAATATTATGTCTTTAGAGAAAGCTAAATGTGAGGCTTTAGTTGAAGAAGTAATGGCTCAAAAAACTCCAGATGAAGTTTTAGCTATTGTTAAAAAGTTTAATAAAGAGAATATGAAATAAAATTTTTTAATTGAAGAGTTTAATTTTTACCTAGAAAAGATAGAAGTTAAGCTCTTTTTTTATATATAAATTGACTTTTGAAAAATAAAATAGTAATATTAATTAAAAAATAAAAAAATAATTTTAAAGGAGTATGATTATGAAAAAAATAAATAAAATACTATTTTTTTTACTTGTAAATGGAGTAATATTAGCAGAAACAAATGACTTAAAATATTTAGGAACAAAACAACCATATATTTACAAAGAAATAACAGTTAAAACACCTGAAGGTTATGTTCCATTTTATATTAACCATATAAGTAGACATGGATCAAGGCATCTTTCTTCATCAAAATATGATAAAAGTATATATGAACTTTTAGATTTAGCAGAAAAGGAGAAAAAATTAACTTTTGAAGGTAAAAAATTAAAAGGCAAAGTAGAAGAAATATTAAAAATAGAAAAAGGGAATTATGGTTTGCTTACTTCAATAGGGGTTGAGGAACAGAAAGGTATAGCTAAAAGAATGTATGAAAATAATAAAGAGGTTTTTGAAAAAGAAGTAGAAGCAGTTGCTACTTATGTAAAAAGAGCTCAGGAAAGTAGAGATGCATTTTTAGAAGAACTTTCAGAATATACACCAAATATTAAGTTTAAAGTATCAACAAATGGGAAAGAAGATATTGAATTGAGATTTTTTGATATTTCTTCAGCATATTTAGAGTATGAGAAAAAAGAACCTTGGAAAACAGAGTATAAAAAATATTCTAAGACTAAAGACTATACTAATAGGATATTAGAACAATTTTTTGCTAAGGAATTTATAGAGAAATTAAATAGAGGAGAGATACAGTTAAAATCTGAAGAGGGAAAAGTTATTTTAAAAAGTGGGGATGATGCTGTATCTAATCTCTATGACTTATATGTTCTTCAAGCTGATATTGGAAAAGATTTTGATATTGGGAAATATTTTACAGAAGAAGAGTTAAAATGGTATGAAGAATTAGATAATATAAAAACTTTTTATGAAAAAGGTCCAGGGATGACAGGAGAAAATATAGCTACTGATATAGCAATACCATTATTAAAAGAGTTTATAGAAACAAGTGATAAGGCAATAGAGAATAAAAATATTTCTGCCAATTTAAGATTTGCTCATGCTGAAACAATAATACCATTTATTAGTATTATGGAAATAGAGGGAATGTCAGAAAAACAAAATGATATGTCAAAAGTTTATCAAACTTGGGATGGAAGCAAAATTTCATGTATGGCAGCTAATATCCAATGGATATTTTATAAAAATGAAACTAATGATATAATTGTGAAAATTCTCCATAATGAAGAACCTGTATCACTTCCAATAAAAACTGATATTGCTCCTTTTTATAAATGGAGTGAAATGAAAGAATTTTATAATAAAAAATTATATATAAAATAATATCTATAAAATTATATTTAAATAAAAAAAAAGAAAAAACTTGCAAAAATATAAAAAAAGTTATATAATTGTATTAATTACAAAGTTGTTATAAATTAAGTAAAGGTTATTTTTAGAAAGAAAAGGAGAAAATATGAAGCATTTGTCTGAAAATATAAGGGTTCCAATAGAATTGGATAATCCATCAATAATGAGAAATGAGTCTCTATGTATTAAGTGTGGTCAATGTAAAGAAGTATGTGAAAAATATATTGGAGTACATAATACATATAAGTTAGTAGATACAAATAATATTGCTGTATGTATAAACTGTGGTCAATGTGCTAATGTTTGTCCAACATCTAGTATAACAGAGAAACATGAATATCAAGACATAAAGAAAGCTATTTTAGATTCAGATAAAATTGTAATATTCTCTACATCTCCATCTGTAAGAGTAGCTTTAGGAGAGGAATTTGGAGAAGAGGATGGAAAATTTTTAGAAGGAAAGATGATATCTTTACTTAGAAAACTAGGTGGAGATTATATATTAGATACAAACTTTGCTGCTGATATGACAATATTAGAGGAAGCTTCGGAATTGATAGAGAGAGTTAGTAAAAAAACTGCTCCACTTCCACAATTTACAAGCTGTTGTCCATCTTGGGTAAAATATTTAGAAACATATCTGCCAGATATGAGAGAAAATTTATCGTCAGCAAAAAGCCCAATAGGGATGCAAGGTCCAACTATAAAGACATATTTTGCTAAGATGAAAAATATAGATCCTAAAAAAATTGTAAATGTAGCTGTAACACCTTGTACAGCAAAGAAATTTGAAATTCGTAGAGAAGAGATGAATGCTGCTGGAAGATATTTGGATATACCAGGTATGAGAGATATGGATTATGTTATCACTACAAGAGAATTAGCTAAATGGGCAAAAGAAGAGGGAATTGATTTTTCTTCCTTAGAAGATAGCAAGTATGATTCTCTTATGGGAGAAGCTTCTGGAGCTGGAGTAATATTTGGAAATACTGGTGGAGTTATGGAGGCGGCTTTAAGAACAGCTTATAAATATATAACTGGTGAAGATGCCCCAGAGGTACTATTAAATTTTGAACTAGTACGTGGAATGAAAGATGTTAAAACAGCCATTGTAAAAGTAAAAGATTTAGAATTAAAAGTAGCTGTAATCTATGGAACTAAGTCAGCAAAAGATTTTATAGAAAAAATAAAAAGAGAAAATGAAGAGTATCATTTTATAGAAGTGATGACTTGTCCAGGTGGATGTATAGGTGGAGGAGGTCAACCTAAAGGAACTTTAGAAAAGGGAGATGCTCTTCGTGAAAAGAGAATAGAAGGATTATATTCAAGAGATAGAGAGTTGAAAAGAAGAAGAAGTGATGAAAACAAAGAGTTAATGGAACTTTATGAAAAATTTTATGGAGAGCCATTAAGTGAATTGGCAAAAAGTATGTTACATACAGATTATATAGATAGAAGAAAGGATTTAGGAGGTAATAATATGAAAAAATATCGTTGTACAGTATGTGGATATATCCATGAAGGAGAGTTAACTGAGGATTTTAAATGTCCTATTTGTAAGCAACCAGCTTCTGTATTTGAAGAAGTAAAAGAGGAGAAAAAATCTGAAAATAAATATGCTGGAACAAAAACTGAAAAAAATCTAATGGAAGCTTTTGCTGGAGAGAGCCAAGCTAGAAATAAATATACTTATTTTGCTGAAATAGCAAAAAGAGAAGGATATGAGCAACTAGCAGAGATCTTCTTATCAACAGCTAGAAATGAGCAAGAGCATGCAAGACTTTGGTTTGATGCTTTAGGACATATTGGAAATACAGCTGAAAACTTATTAGCTGCTGCTGAGGGAGAAAATTATGAGTGGACAGATATGTATGATAGATTTGCTAAAGATGCTGAAGACGAGGGATTCCCTGAATTAGCAGAAAAATTCCGTAAAGTAGCTGCTATAGAAAAATCTCACGAAGAGCGTTATCGTGCTCTATTAAAGAATGTAGAGATGCAAAAAGTATTTGATAAAGGAGTACAAGTAATGTGGGAATGCCGTATTTGTGGACACTTAGTAGTAGGACCTAAGGCTCCAGAAGTTTGTCCAGTATGTAATTACTCACAAAGCTACTTTGAAATTAGAAAAGAAAACTACTAATATTTGAATTTAAAAAGAGAAAATTACTTTAATCTTATTAAGAGAAAAGAGATTTTCTCTTTTTTCTATTATTAAACAATTTTAATATCTAATTTTATAATAAATATTTCCAATAGTTTCCCAAAACCAAAGTTGAAATTTTAAAAGATTATAATATTTAGGTATGTAATAGAAAAAATTCTCTTTTTCTTTAGAAGCTAAAAAATTACAAGGAGCAGGAACAATTTCTACCCCATCTAAATTTTTTTCAAAGATAAACATACTTCTTTTCATATGAAAAGCTGAAGTAATTAGAATAATATTTTTTATCCCATTCTTTTCCAATTCTTGTTTTATAAAAAGAGCATTTTCATTTGTATTTTTGCTATTTTCTTCAACAATAATATCTTCAGAATTGACTCCTAATGAGATTAACTCTCTAGCATAGACAGAGCTTTCACTCTCTTGATTTTGTAGTGGACTTCCACCAGAGATATAGATTTTTTTAGGGTATTTTTTATAATATTCAGCAGTCTTCATAATTCTTACAGCTGGCATAATGCCAGGAATATTTCCCTCTCCAGTAGTAGTGATTATTCCACCACCAAGTAAAACATAGACTTCTCCTTTTTCAAGATTCTTTTCTGAAATAATAGAATAACTATTTTCAAGGTCATAAAGTTTTTTATCAATAAACACTTCACTAGATGCAAGATATAAAAATATACTAATAAGAATTAAAACTAATCCCGATTTTTTTCTTTTTTTAAAGAGATTTCCTACTCCTACAAACAGTAAGATAATAATTATAGGGAGAGGCGAAAGTAGAGAAAGCGATATAAATTTTTCAATTAAAAACATAGAGTCAACTCCTTCTATTTAGAAAAAAAGCTACCATAAAAGGTAGCTATTAATTTTTAGGTATTATTGGAAAAATTCCAAAGTAATGCCCTAATTATATATTAAATTTTTTAAAAAGTCAAGGAAGGTAATAACTAGAATTCGTCCCAACCTTCAACTGAAGAACTCATATTATAACTTGTAACAGTTCCTTCAAAGAAGTTAGCTTTTACATTCCCCTCTCCTTCTGTATCAGCAAATCTCTCTAAATGTTTATAAGGATTTTTTTCATATCCTTCATATAGAGGTTGTAATCCTATACTTTTTAATCTCTCATTAGCAAGCCACTTAGTGTAACTTTCAGTAGTTTTTTCAGTAATTCCTAAAATATTTCCACCGATTATATGATTAGTCCAAGATATCTCCTGTTCAACAGCTTTTTCAAACATCTCATAAATAATATTTTCATCAAAGAAATTAGGATTTTCATTTTGTACCTCTTTTATCATCTGTTGAAAGATAACAACGTGAGATAACTCATCTCTATTGATAAGTCTGATTATATCAGAAGTTCCCATCATTCTATTTCTACTAGCTAAAAGGTAGAAAAAATTAAATCCATTGTAAAAGTAGATAGATTCTAATAGATAGTCAGCTACTATTACTCTAGCAAAATTTTTGTCATCTGGATTATCTAAAAAGTTTTGATAAATTTCAGCTATATATCTGTTTCTTTCAAATAAAATCTTATCCTCTCTCCACTTATCATAAATATAGTTTCTAGTTTCCTTAGGGAGAATAGACTCTATAATATATTGATAAGATTGTGAGTGTATAGCCTCTTGGAAAGTTTGTATAGATAGTATAAGATTTATCTCTGGAGCTGTAATGTAGTCAGAGATATTAGGAATATTATTTGTTTGGATACTATCTAAGAAGATTAGAAAAGATAGTATTCCATCATAAGCTTCCTTTTCATAATTAGTAAGATTGTTGTAATCAACTCTATCTTGAGTTAAATCAATTTTTTCTGGTATCCAGAAATTTCCCATCATAGTTCTATAAAGGTGGTTAGCCCAACCATATTTTACATTGTTAAGATTAAAAATATTTGTACTATTTCCTTTGATAATCTTTCTCTCATTAAGTGAGTCAATACCTGATGGATTAAAAAGTTTTTTTCTATCCACTACAACTTTCACACTCCTCTTTATCCTTAGCTATATTTGTATTTTTCTGAATAGTTCTAATATAGTAAACAGATTTACATCCCTCTTTCCAAGCTGTAAGGAATGTATCATATATATCCTTTGCACGAATATTTTTATTCAAATCAAATAGAAGCTCCATAGAGACTCCTTGAGTAATCCACTTACCAATTCTACTCATCATCTTTACATAGGTTTGAGCATCTACATTTTTAAACTCTGGATAGAACCAAGCTCTATCTTTTAAATATTTTACAACTCTAGGGACAGCTCCCTTTTGATTTTTTTCTATAAAAAATCTAGAGAAGGTTGGATTTACAGAGGCAGTAGCTCCCATAAGTAATGATGTAGAAGTATTAGGAGCAACAGCAGAAAGCTCTCCATTACGAAGCCCATACTCTTTAACTAAATTAAATACCTCATTCCACTTATCAGCAAATTGAGAGTTTTCTTCATACCAAACTCTATCTTTTTGGAAAAATACTCCTCTATCCCACATAGAGTTTTTAAAGTATGGGTAAGCTCCTCTTTCTTTAGCAAGTAAGGCAGAAGCTTTAACTGTATAAAGAGCAATCTCTTCATATAGTCTATCTATCTCATCTAAAGACTCTTCATATATCATAAACTCTTTAGCCATAAAATCAGCAAGTCCCATAGTTCCTACTCCTATAGTTCTATAATTAGAATTATGTCTATCAGATTCAAGAATAGGAGTTTCAGTTAAATCTATGGTATTATCTAGTATTCTTACAGCTATGCCAGTGATATCCTCTAGCTCATCTCTTTCTATTTCAGCTAGATTCATAGATACAAGGTTACAAGTATGTACCATACCTAAATCTACTTTTCTAACTCCACTACCATTATTTTCCTCTTCAGTATAGTT
This window harbors:
- the ptsP gene encoding phosphoenolpyruvate--protein phosphotransferase; the encoded protein is MSKIVKGIEASPGIAIGKIFLYQENELVIDEKKKCDSDCEKERLLSGREKAKEQLLRIREKTAQKLGEDKAAIFDGHITLLEDEDLFDEVVDIIEDEETCAEAALQRGIDDYCEMLANLEDEYLRERAADLRDIGKRWLYNVAGVEILDLGALPPNTIIAAKDLTPSDTAQIDLQNVVAFITEIEGKTAHSSIMARSLELPAVVGTGNICSLVKSGDDVIVDALKGDIIINPTEEEVAKYQEKKEAFFAEKELLKQLKDKEAISKDGVKVGAWANIGSPKDIEGVLRNGAKGIGLYRTEFLFMNNDRFPTEDEQFEAYKIVAEKMEGKPVTIRTMDIGGDKSLPYMQLPKEENPFLGWRAIRVCLDRPEILKTQFRALLRASAFGYIKIMLPMIMDITEIRRARAILEECKAELREEGAKFDENIALGIMVETPAVAFRARSFAEEVDFFSIGTNDLTQYTLAVDRGNENISHLYNTYNPCVLEAIRMAIKGAHEAGITISMCGEFAGDENATAILFGMGLDAFSMSAISVPRIKKNIMSLEKAKCEALVEEVMAQKTPDEVLAIVKKFNKENMK
- a CDS encoding histidine-type phosphatase encodes the protein MKKINKILFFLLVNGVILAETNDLKYLGTKQPYIYKEITVKTPEGYVPFYINHISRHGSRHLSSSKYDKSIYELLDLAEKEKKLTFEGKKLKGKVEEILKIEKGNYGLLTSIGVEEQKGIAKRMYENNKEVFEKEVEAVATYVKRAQESRDAFLEELSEYTPNIKFKVSTNGKEDIELRFFDISSAYLEYEKKEPWKTEYKKYSKTKDYTNRILEQFFAKEFIEKLNRGEIQLKSEEGKVILKSGDDAVSNLYDLYVLQADIGKDFDIGKYFTEEELKWYEELDNIKTFYEKGPGMTGENIATDIAIPLLKEFIETSDKAIENKNISANLRFAHAETIIPFISIMEIEGMSEKQNDMSKVYQTWDGSKISCMAANIQWIFYKNETNDIIVKILHNEEPVSLPIKTDIAPFYKWSEMKEFYNKKLYIK
- the rbr gene encoding rubrerythrin, encoding MCKQPASVFEEVKEEKKSENKYAGTKTEKNLMEAFAGESQARNKYTYFAEIAKREGYEQLAEIFLSTARNEQEHARLWFDALGHIGNTAENLLAAAEGENYEWTDMYDRFAKDAEDEGFPELAEKFRKVAAIEKSHEERYRALLKNVEMQKVFDKGVQVMWECRICGHLVVGPKAPEVCPVCNYSQSYFEIRKENY
- a CDS encoding YdcF family protein produces the protein MFLIEKFISLSLLSPLPIIIILLFVGVGNLFKKRKKSGLVLILISIFLYLASSEVFIDKKLYDLENSYSIISEKNLEKGEVYVLLGGGIITTTGEGNIPGIMPAVRIMKTAEYYKKYPKKIYISGGSPLQNQESESSVYARELISLGVNSEDIIVEENSKNTNENALFIKQELEKNGIKNIILITSAFHMKRSMFIFEKNLDGVEIVPAPCNFLASKEKENFFYYIPKYYNLLKFQLWFWETIGNIYYKIRY
- a CDS encoding ribonucleotide-diphosphate reductase subunit beta, translating into MDRKKLFNPSGIDSLNERKIIKGNSTNIFNLNNVKYGWANHLYRTMMGNFWIPEKIDLTQDRVDYNNLTNYEKEAYDGILSFLIFLDSIQTNNIPNISDYITAPEINLILSIQTFQEAIHSQSYQYIIESILPKETRNYIYDKWREDKILFERNRYIAEIYQNFLDNPDDKNFARVIVADYLLESIYFYNGFNFFYLLASRNRMMGTSDIIRLINRDELSHVVIFQQMIKEVQNENPNFFDENIIYEMFEKAVEQEISWTNHIIGGNILGITEKTTESYTKWLANERLKSIGLQPLYEGYEKNPYKHLERFADTEGEGNVKANFFEGTVTSYNMSSSVEGWDEF